TTTAAAAGTTCAAAACGATTGTTGCTATTTTTTTTAACACCTAGAAGTTTTGATGCGTTTGCCAATAAATTCCCAGCAGATTCTAATTTAAAACGAAAGATTGAAAAATTTTGATCAAATATATTTGTTCTTTCATCTTTTGTGAAGCTAAAGCTAGATGATAGAATTAGGTTGTTTTCAGTAAGTCGGTTTTTACGCTCGTTTATACTGTTTACGGTTTTTAATTGAAGATCAGAGACTTCATTAGGAGTTGTATCACCTAATACATAATCTATAAAAGCATTTGCTTCATTTACAGGATTATCGGTATTAGGAAGGTTTAAAGTAGCATCAGATGCTATGTAGCTAACATCTTGTGCTATTTGGTTTAAAGAATTAAATGAGTTTTGATAAACTCCAAAATAGTTTTCAACATTAAGATTTCTAACATATTGTACATTGAGTACATCTAACTTATTTGTTTTTTTAGAGTTTGGAAGCCAATTATAATTAAAGTTACCACTAAAAGTTTGTTTATCTAACCCTATATTAGTTTGACTCGTAGTAGATAAACTAATTCTGGTAGATGGTAACATGTATTTTGGTATGATATTTTCGGTGTAAAATGGAGAAAATAATCGCGGAATTGTTAGTTTTAAATTGGCTCCAATTTCATTGATGTCAAAAAACGGGTCGTTTAGGTTGTTTTTGTTTTTGTCATCTGAAGCGCCAATAGAGCCAATAGCAGAAACCTCTAATGTTTCAGCACCTCTAAAAATATTTCTAATTAGTAAACTCGGATTTAATGAAAGTCCTATAGTTTGAATATTATTTTTTGATACATCAGCATTAAAAACGAGGCTAAATTTCTTTAAAGGGGTTAAGCGTATGGTGTCAGACAAGGTGTTGTCTGGGTTTTCAATATATTCAATATTTGGGTATTTAAAAGTGCGTAACCCATTTAAATGTCTGTAAGTTCTTGTTTTGTCAATATCTTTAAATAGGGTTCCAGGATTTATAAACATCGCGTCAGTAATTGCTTTGGGACGGTACTTAATTTTGTCGTATGCATAAAGTTTATAACCGTTGTATCTTATCGAATCTTGAAATGGTTTTCCTCTGTTTTCATATTTGTAATCGGTAATAATATTCACATCATCAATATGATAAACTTTAAAAGGTTCTCTTCTAGTCGAATCAGGGGTTCTTATAGCTCTGTTTAAAATTTGTACATCAATATTTACTTTTTTATTTGTGCCAATAGTATCTATCTCAAATGTAACATAGTCCTGATTAAAATGAAAAATACCAGAGTTGCGTAATTCGTTAGAAATCCTATCTCGTTCATTGACTAAATTTTCGGTTTTATATTGTTCTTTTGGTTTTAAAAGCGAATTTTTTTTGATGGATTTATATAAAGAATCTATTATAGGCGATGCCACAATGCTAGAAATAGTATCTAAAATAAATGCTTTACCTGTGTTAGTCTGATATTCTATTGCTGCGCGTTTGTTTTCTTTTTTATCAATGCTATAAGTTGTTTCAGCATCAAACCACCCATTGTTTATGTGGTAATCCTGTAAACGTTTTACAGATCTTTTAGTTCTTTCATCATCAATAATAACTGGTGCTTCACCTGTAGTTTTTAACCAATTATTAAATCCTAATGAAGATTGTTTAAGTTGATCTACTTGTTTTTTTGAAAATTTATTTATTAAGCGTTGTCTACGTTTTGGATTTTTATCTAACCAAGCTTCAAAAATGGAGTCTCTATTTGGACGTGCCATATTATATATGTGTAAACGCAATGGGATACCAAGAATTTTTCTATTTGGTTTTTGATAAAGTAGGTTGTTTATAGTTTCATTACTTACTTTTTTATCGTTTATTAAAACCGTGTTTTTAGTAAGTAAATGCTCATCCTCAGCTACTCTTTTAACAGCATCACAAGACGTAAAAAAATTAGTGATTATAATGAGTGTTAATATTTTTAAGAGTTTTTGTTTCAAGTGAAAATGATAGTTTTTCTAGTTTTAAACTTTAAAAGCGTACAGTATTTGTAAGTTTGTAATTAAAATATTTTTAATAAGTTCAAAAATACATTATTTAAACAAAAAAAAATGTTTAAATAGTTTTATAAAATTGATATGCTTTCAAAAAGTCAAATAAAGTTAATAACGAGTTTAAAGCAAAAAAAATATAGACAGCAACATGGTTTTTTTGTTGTTGAGGGTATTAAAACAATAAAAGAACTCATACAGTCTCATTTAGAACTTCATGCATTATATACGACAGAAACATTCAATATTAATGCCAAAGATGAAATTTTAATTACTGAAACCGACTTAAAGCGTATTAGTTTTTTAACAACCCCTAATAAGGCATTGGCTATTTTTAAAATGCCTGAGGTTAAAGCTATAAATAACAATCGGCTTATTGTAGCTCTTGATGCGGTTCGCGATCCTGGAAATTTAGGAACTATTATAAGACTTTGCGATTGGTTTGGTATTACAGATTTGGTATGTAGCAAAGAAACTGTTGACTGTTTTAACCCGAAAGTAATACAAGCTACTATGGGGTCTATTACTAGAGTTAATATAAGTTATGTTGATTTAGAGGTGTTTTTAAAAGCAAGTAATGCCGCTATTTTTGGAGCCTTTATGGATGGTGAAACGGTTTATACTAAGCAATTACCAGAAACAGGTATTTTGGTTATGGGGAATGAAGCTAATGGAGTGTCAAAAGAAGTAGAAGCTATTATTAGTGAAAAAATTTCAATTCCGAGGTTTGGAGACATACAAGCTACTGAAAGTTTAAATGTGGCTACTGCAACCGCCATTTTGTTAAGTGAATTTAAACGAAGACTTTACTGAAATGTAAAATTAATAAATACACCACGTGTTTTCATACTAGCAATATTACTAGTCCATGGGCTATTAGGGTCTTCGTCTCTAATAAGCTCATCGTTAATAGCAAATAATCCTCGAATAGAAGGGGTGAATTTAAAGTTGTATAAGTAAAAATCTATACCGAAACCTAGCTCATAAAAAAGCATGTTTTTTTTAGTTCTAAATTGCCCATTGCTGTTGTCATTCGGATTTGTTTCGTTACTAGATAAATTCAAAGCTGTTGAGAAACCACCAACTATAAATGGTTTAAAATTATTAATTCGTTTTGTAGAAATTTTTACTAATAGAGGTACGTGTATATAGGTAGATTTAACTTCTCGTGTTAAATCAGAAGTTTTAAAATCAATACCTTGAAAATAAGTCTGACTATAGTAGAGTTCTCTTGTCGTAATGAGTAAACCTGGTTCTAAGCGCAAATCTATAAAACTATTTATGCGTAAATTACCTATTAAACCAACACTAAATCCTGGACTTCTTTTTACATAGATGTCGCGTAAGTCTTGGTTATAGTCAAAATTAAAGTCGTAATTATTAATGCCTAAAAAATATCCCCAGCGTAGTAAATCATTATCAGTACCACCTTTACCTTGATTAGCATCATAAGTCACTTTTTCTTTTTTAAATAACTGCGCATTAGTGGTTTGAATCACGAAAAAAAAGGCTAATAATATAAAAAAGTGCTTCATGTTACTACTTAGATGATTTATAAATTGTTGCCACACCAAATGTTTGCGGAAAATCTTCAACATTAATAAACCCAATTTTACGTAAAATATTGTTCAACGCTTCACCATAAGGAAAAACAGAAGCAGATTCGCATAAATATTTATAAGCGCTTCTGTCTTTAGAAAAGACTTTTCCTATTAGTGGTAAAATGTTTTTTGTGTAAAATTTATAACCTTGTTTATAGGGTGATTTTATTGGTATAGAAGTTTCTAATATAACAAAAGTGCCATTAGGTTTTAGTACTCTAAAAATTTCTTTTAGCCCATTTTCTAGACTTTCAAAATTTCTAACTCCAAAAGCTACTGTAATGGCATCAAAACTATTATCTTCAAAAGGCATATTTTCACTATCGCCTAAAATCATATCAATTTTAGATTCTAAACCTTTCTTTATAATTTTTTGTTTGCCAATTTCAAGCATACCACTACTAATATCAAAGCCAACTATTTTTGAGGCATTTGTTTCTGCAAGGTTTATTGCTAAATCACCTGTTCCTGTGGCAATATCTAAAACAGTATCAGGATTATTTTCTTTAACTAGTTTTACTACTTTTTTGCGCCATTTAATATCAATTCCAAATGAAATCACACGGTTTAATCCATCATAATCTCCAGAAATTGTATCAAACATTTTGGTAACTTGTTCCTTTTTACCTAAATCGCTGTTTTTGTAGGGCTTAATTTTTGACAATGCTATATTTTTTTCGCAAACCTACATAATTTATTTTGACTTTAAAATTCCAAAGAGGCTTAAAATGAGTTTGTGGAGACTTAGTTATTGCTTAAATTGTTACTTTAGTAATTATTAGAATTTATATTAATAAATTCATTTGGCTTGCCAATTATAATTTATAGTATCTTTGAACTTCTTTTTATTATATTTAAAAAATGAAAATAATCATTGCTGGTGCAGGTGAAGTTGGGTTTCATTTGGCAAAACTTTTGTCATATGAGTCTCAGGAAATTACCTTGATAGATCCAAATAAAAAAAGCTTAGCATACGCCGATACGCATTTAGATATTAGAGTTATTAAAGGCGATGCGACTTCTATTTCTATTTTAAAAGATGCACGTGTTAATAGTTGTGATTTATTTATAGCGGTAACATCTAGTGAAACAACTAATATTACAGTTTGTGTTTTAGCAAAGCAATTAGGAGCTGAGAAAACGATTGCTAGAATTACGAATACTGAATTTATTCATTATAAAGATGAAGTCGGGTTTACAAAATTTGGTATTGATGAGTTAATTTCTCCAGAAGCTTTGGCGGCTTCAGAAATTGAATTGTCTTTAAAACAATCTTCTTTTAACGAAAATTACGAGTTTGAAGATGGGGCATTAACCATGGCGGGTTTAACACTTTCTAAAACAGCTTCATTTATTGGGAAAACGGTTAAAGAAGCAGCTCAAATTTTTCCTGAAATACATTTTGTACCCATTGCTATTCAGCGTTTTGGTACACAATTCACTATTATTCCTAGAGGTGATACTAAGTTTAAACGAGGCGATAATGTGGTGTTTATAACATCTGAAGGTGGCGATGAAGAACTATGTAGACTTACCGGTAAGGTTAATAGAGAAATTAAAAACGTGATGATTCTAGGAGGAAGTCAAATAGGCTATAAAACTGCTAGAGATTTAAGTGAAAAAGGATTTAATGTCAAGCTATTAGAAGGCGATAGAGATAGAGCATTTGACTTAGCCGAGGAGTTAACAAAGGTACTCGTTATAAATAGTGATGGACGTAATGTTGATTTGCTTGAAGAAGAAAACATAAGTGAGATGGATGCTTTTATTGCAGTAGGCACAAATTCTGAAACAAATATTATGTCTTGTTTAGTCGCTAAATCTAAAGGTGTAAAAAAAACCATTGCTTTAGTAGAGAATATAGATTATTTTGATTTATCTCATTCCATAGGTATTGATACTTTAATCAATAAAAAATTATTAGCAGCAAATAATATTTTCAGGTATATACGTAAAGGTGAAGTTGTTGCTATGACTAAGCTTAATAACTTAAATGCTGAGTTATTAGAGTTTGAAGTAAAAGGCACGTCAGCTATCTGTAATAAAATAATTAAAAATATTAATTTTCCTCGAACAGCTATTATTGGAGGCGTTGTTAGGAACGGTGTTGGAATGATTGCACTGGGTGATTTTAAGATTGAAGAAGGAGATCGTGTTGTAGTTTGTTGTTTATTACAATCAATAAAACGCGTTGAAAAATTATTTCTTTAATCTGCTTAATTAAACTTAAATCAAAAATTGAAACTCAACTATAAAATTATTTTTCACTTTTTAGGATTACTATTATTGTTTAATGGTGGTTTTATGCTACTATCTGCTCTTGTAAGTTTAATTTATGAAGATGCTGTTGCATTTAGAATATTTCTTGCGGGTTTATTAACACTAGTTGTAGGGGTTATAGGGATGTTGTTTACTCGTAACCATAAAAAGGAAATGAATAAGCGTGAAGGTTATATTGTTGTAGCCTTTGGCTGGGTTATTATGTCTTTATCGGGAACATTACCTTATTTACTAACAGAAAGTATCCCTGGTTTTACAAATGCTTTTTTTGAAACCATGTCTGGTTATACTACCACAGGAGCTTCTATTCTAAATGATATCGAAGCAGTGCCAAAAGGTGTGTTATTTTGGCGTAGTACAACTCATTGGATTGGTGGTATGGGAATTATTGTACTTGCTATAGCTATATTACCATTATTGGGAATAGGAGGTATGCAGCTTTTTGCAGCTGAAGCACCTGGGCCAAGTGCCGATAAATTACATCCTAGAATTACAGATACAGCAAAACGTTTATGGCTTATTTATTTTGGTTATACAGTAGCTGAAACGTTATTGCTTAAACTGGCAGGTATGTCCTTTTTCGATGCTATAAATCATTCAATGGCAACCTTGTCAACAGGTGGGTTTTCTACAAAAAATGCGAGTGTTGCTTATTGGAATAGTCAACCTATTATTCAATATATTATTATATTGTTTATGTTTTTAGCAGGTTCTAACTTTGTATTAAGTTACTTTGCATTTAAAGGAAAAGTTCAAAAAATTATTAAAGACGAGGAGTTTAAATTGTACTTTAGGTTTGTACTTGTTTTTACTATAATTGCTGCACTTATTATTTATTTTAGAGCAGATGTTTCAATATCTTCAATAGCGCATCCAATGGTTTGGGGAGAGGGTGAAAGTGCTTTTAGGCATTCACTTTTTCAAGTCTTAACAGTAATTACAACTACAGGATTTATAACTGCCGATTATACATTATGGACCCCCTTTTTAACTGTTTTCTTTTTTGGAATTATGTTTTTAGGTGGTTCTGCTGGTAGTACTTCTGGTGGTGTTAAAGTTGTACGCCATTTAATACTTATTAAAAACGGTTTTTTAGAGTTTAAACGTACGCTTCATCCTAATGCCATTGTACCTGTTCGATATAATAAAAAAGCTATAAACAGGTTTATTGTATTTAATGTTTTAGCATTTTTTATATTATACATGCTGTCATTTATTATAGGTGCTTTAGTGTTTTCTATGTTCGATATAGATTTTACATCTGCCATTGGGTTGTCTGCCTCTAGTTTAGGTAATATTGGACCAGCGCTAGGTAATTTTGGACCTGTAAATAATTATGCGGCATTGCCACTTTTGGCGCAATGGTGGGCCTCCTTTTTAATGCTTATTGGTCGTTTAGAACTCTTTACGGTACTTATTTTGTTTACGCCTTTCTTTTGGCGTAATAGATAGATTGCTTTTTTTAAGTTATTAATATTCTTTATTATATTTATATCGAAAAGTAGGGTGTTTTTAACACTAATGTATCCCCTTCATACCTATTTATATAGCTAATATGTAGATGTTTAGCTCCTATCGTACATTTATTTTACTATAGAATAGAATATTATTAAAATTCTATAATAATTGGTGAAAATTGTGTAACAGCAAATGCTTACTGTTATCCTACCTTTGTATCAAAGAGTAAAGCATTCTTAAATTCATTAAATTATTAAGTTATGAACAAGATGATAAAAACAATTTTAACAATTGTAGGAGTAGGATTGATAGCTTACGGTATTTATACTATGATAGTTCCTGAAACTGTATTGAGTATTGGGGATTTAGATATAGGTAAAGTACATAATAATGATAATTCATACATAAGTATAGGATTGGGTTTGTCTGCGCTCATAATTAGTATTGTTGGAGAAAAAATTTTAAAAATTTAAATTATGAAAACAGATAATTTGAATAACAGAAAAAAATTTTGCATCGAATATTAAATACTTAACAGTTGTATTATCTAACGCGATGATACTTTATATTAAAACCAGAAAATATCATTGGGGCTAGTTTTATGGAATTACATAAACTATTTGAAAATCAATATAACGAATTAGAGCAAGACCTTGATGAAATAGCTGAGCGCATTAGCAAATTAGGAGGAAAACCTATTGGTACGATGTAAAACATGGGAGCTTAAAAGAAAGTGAAACAAATCCATCGCAAAAAGTTATGATTGAAGAATTATTAAACGATCATGAAACGGTAATAAAGGAATTAAGAAGCACAATAACTTCTATTGAGGAAGATACAGAATATAGGTTCAGCCGATTTTTTAAAGGCACTATTACAATCACACGAATCTAAAGCTTGCGTGCTAATAAAATACACAAAATAAATAAACAATAAAATTTTAAATTATGAATACTACAGAAATTAAAGGAAATTGGAACGAGCTTAAAGGTAAATTAAAACAAAAGTATGCGACATTAACTGATGATGATTTATTTATAGCTGAAGGAAAACAAGATGAGTTAATAGGAAGGTTACAAGAGAAACTAGGAAAAACAAAAGAAGAAGTGCATAAAATTATTTCTGATTTATAGAAACTAATATACTGTCTAGAATTGTTGCAAACTGTGGTTTTTGTTTGGTTAGTTACATTATGCTTTGTAACCTCTAGACAGTTTTTCAATTTTTAAAATAATATATGAACACAAAAAATCAAATAAACCACAGTGTGCTAAGTTTATTGGCACTCATTGCTGTGGTTTTTATTTTATATGTATTAAAACCTTTTATAGTTCCTATAATATTCGCTATAATATTAAGCGTTATGATATTTCCTATTCAAAGGTTTCTTGAAAAAAAATGGCGATGCAACAGGTTGTTTGCAACCCTTACTTCTATAATAGTTTTGTTTTTTATAACGGCATTAATCTTTGCTTTAATTAGTACTAGGTTACTATATTTTATGGATAATAGCGAGGTTTACTCTCAAAAATTAGCAGAACTCTTCCATAAGTTTGTAAATAGTATAGAGCACACGTTTAATATCGGGAATAATCGAATTTTTGCAAATCAGGAGTTAAAAGCCGAAAATATTATTAAAGACAATCTAGATAAAGTAGGTGTCGTTTTATCAGAATCTAGTAGCCTTTTAGGTGATTTAGTTTTAATACCCATTTATATTTTTTTCTTTTTATACTATAGAGCTTTTTTTAGAACATTTTTTTATAAAGCTTTTAAGTCAAAATCAAAATCATTTATAAATAGCATTTTAAAAAAGATTTATGAAATACAACAAAATTATTTATTAGGATTACTTAAGGTTATCGTTATAGTAGGTTGTTTAAATAGTTTAGGCTTGGTGCTTTTAGGAATAGGTAATCCGATTTTCTTCGGGTTTTTAGCAGCACTTTTATTATTAATTCCATATATAGGCGTTATTATTGGGTCGTTATTACCTGCCATTATAGCTTTGGCAACAAAAGACTCTGCTTGGTATGCTTTTGGTGTTATTGCCGTTTTTGGTTTTATTCAATTTTTAGAAGGTAATTTTATAACGCCCAAAATTACAGGGTCTAAAGTAAGTGTTAATGCCTTTGTTGTTATTACATCATTGGTTTTGTTTTCAATGCTTTGGGGAATAACAGGTATGATTTTAGCATTGCCAATTACGGCAACTTTAAAAATATTATTTGATAATACATCAGGATACGAAGCTTATGGTTTTCTTATAGGTGAGCCTATAGATAAACATTTACAAAGTAAAGCAAGGGGACGTTTAAAAAAATGGAAAAGTATTAGAAAAACTAAAAATGACGCCTAAAAATAAATTGAGGTTAAAACAAATTCCTTTCTTAACTTTACAATAATTATAATTTATATGATATTATTTATAAAGTTCGATTTTAATACTATTTGTAAAAAAGTTTTAGAGACAAAACTTAACGAGCTTAACATAAAACACAAAATTGTGGCTTTTGGAGAAATAGAGTTGCTAGAAAAAGTGCCTTCAGAAACATACGAAGCTTTAAATAATACTTTAATTGACTATGGTATCGAAATAGTTGAAAATCAAAAAAGTATTTTGGTTCAAAAAATAAAAGATGTTATTATTGATATGGTTTTTAATGATGACTCTACAGTAAATGTTAAAAGTTCGGTGTATTTGTCAGAAAAATTAGGTCATAGCTACGGGTATCTTTCCAATTTATTTTCAGAGGTTACATATACATCCATTGAAAATTTTATTATCATTCAAAAAATAGAATACACCAAACAACTTTTAATAACGACAGATTTAAGTTTAACCGAAATAGCTTTTAAGCTTAATTATTCTAGTGTAGCTCACTTAAGTACCCAATTTAAAAATACAACTGGTATTACACCTTCTGCTTTTCAGCGTATAATTTCAAAAAGAAGAATCATATCACAACAAAAAAACTAACTAATATTATATGCCAAACGACTATATACATATTATTCTTGCTGATGATGACGAGGATGATAGATTGTTTTTTACCGATGCTTTTGATGAGTTAAATATGAATACCAAGGTAAATACCTTTAACGATGGTATTGAACTTATGGAATATTTAAACGCTGATGATGTTATATTGCCAAATGTGCTTTTTTTAGATTTAAATATGCCTAAAAAGTCGGGGATAGAATGCTTAAATGAAATTAAAGCCAATAGCAAAATGTCTGATATTGCCATTGCTATTTATTCTACATCGGCATCAGAAGAAGATATAGAAGAAACCTTTGTGTTAGGGGCTAATATTTATATAAAAAAACCAAGTAGTTTTAAACAACTAAAAAAAGTGCTTTCAGAAGTTGTATCAATCAATTGGCAATACCATACTAACGGTTTAAACAAAGATAACTTTTTAATGAGATTGTAATGTCAAAAAGATTATTTTCAAAATCAGCTTTATTTTTAAAAATTATTTTTTTGGTTAGTGTATTTCTTGTCCTTTTAATAAGTGGTTTTACATATAAGCACATTTCTAATTTAACAAATTCTACAAAACTGGTAGTAACCACTTATAAAGTTAATGTTGAGTTAGAACAGGTTATTTCATATTTAAAAGATGCCGAGAATGGTCATAGAAATTATATTTTAACCAAAGATACGACGCACTTAGAGCCCTATTTGTCTGCTAGAGAAAAAGTTAATGTCTCTTTTGCTGAATTGAAAGAAGTGGCAAACCAGAATGAAGTACAAAAAGAAAACTTACGTATATTAAGTAAATATATTGACAATCTATTTAATAATTTTACCCAAACGAATGCTTTTGTTGGAAACAATCTAACATTAACAGAAGAGTTTAAATCCAATTTTTTTGAAGAAAAAATAATAATGGATTCTATTAGGCAAAAAGTAAATGAGATGATTGATCTTGAAAATAAACAGCTTAAAGAACGCCAAAAACAATATCAAAGTAATTTAGATTTTACACCTTTATTTTTATATTTAGTTTTGTTAGTTACGCTTGTGTTAATTATAATTTCATACAACAAAATAACTAATGATTATAAAAACACCAAGTTAATAAACAATCAATTGTCCATATTTAAAGAGGCCGCTATTCAATTAGAAACTATTGGTAAACATGGTAATTGGGTATGGTATATTGATACAAATGTATTCACGTTTTCAGATAATTTATACCACGTATTAGGAGAAAAACCAGGAGCTTTTAAGTGTACTTTAGAGAATTTCATGAGCTTTGTGCATCCAGATGATAAAGAAAAGCTAGCTGCTGCTGTAGATAGAATGATGAAAGAAGAAAACTTGCCTTTTACATACTTCAGAATCATTACAAAAGATGACGCCATAAAGCACATTAAAGCTTATGGTAAACTACTTGTAAGTGCCGATGGCGAAAAACGAATTGTTGGAAATATTACTGATATTTCTGATGAGGTTGAAAGTTATTTAGTTCTAGGTGAACGTAATTTAGAACTAGAAAAAAATAATGCTGAACTTTCAGAATTTAATTATGTTGCTAGTCATGACTTGCAAGAACCCTTACGGAAAATACAAACCTTTATATCTAGATTAGAAGACAAAGAAGCAAAAAAATTTTCGGCTTCAGGTATTCAATACCTCGAGCGTATTAATATAGCAGCTACTAGAATGCGCTTGTTAATTGATGATTTACTTCAGTTTTCTAGAACCAATAAGCCTGATAAAGAGTTTGTCTCAACTAATTTGAATGAACTTTTAGAACAGGCAAAGCAAGATGTAGCAGAAACTATTTTAGAAAAAGAAGCAACTATTACAAGCGATTTGCTGCCAACAGTATCGGTAATACCATTTCAAATTCATCAGTTATTCTTAAACTTACTAAGTAATTCATTAAAATATTGCAAAGAAAAAGTCCCTCCAAATATTAAAATAGAATATTCAAAAGTTAGTTCAAAGAACGATGTAAATTTGATTAATGTACCTAAAGGGGAGTTTCATAAAATCATCTTTTCTGATAACGGTATTGGATTCGAACAAAAATATGGCGATCAAATATTCGAATTATTCAGTAGGCTACATAACAAAGAAAATTATTCTGGTACAGGAGTAGGACTTTCTATTTGTAAAAAAACTGTAGATAACCATGATGGAATTATAATGGCTTTTGGAAAACCTCAAGAGGGAGCTGTTTTTACAATTTATCTTCCTGCGTAAGTTTTCTTTTTATCAATCTAAACATATTTTAATAAGCTCTAAAGTAAAATACTTTAGAGCTTATTTTTTATGATTAAAGTTTGTTTTCTTACCATTTGTTGAAATTCTATAACAAAAGCTAAAAATGCTGTAACATGAAAACCTTGTACTGGTTGCATCTTTGTAATGTAGAAAATAACAGAAAGTGAAATTAAATAAAAACATAAAAAAGTATTTAGCACTCTCACTAATAACAATAGGTGTTAGTATTGTTTCCTGTGATTTAGATAAACATAAAAAAGACACATACTTGTTTAATCCTGATCTTAAAAAAGAAAAAATTAAAACCAATATAGAAGAAGGAAAAGTATTGTCGGAAGTAACAATATTAAATGAAACAATTTTAAAGCTAAGCGAATTGGCTCTAACAGAAAGTGGTGAGTATAATATCTATACTATAGCTAATAAGCTAAAAAAAGATAATACAGAGATAAAGAATTCTATAATCGAATTGGCTAAAGCAAAACTAATAATACTGCCAAATGGATTTAATAAAGCAGATGTTAATAGACTATTATTAGTTGATGAAGATGGTTTTTCTAAAGCTTATTTAGGTAGAACTGGCAAACTTTTAGAAAGAGAAATTGCTCGGTTAGAATATCTGTCTAGTATAACAAATGATTTAGATTTTAAAGTATTTATAGTTAAGTCTTTAACGCGTTTGAATCATGATTTAGATCAACTCAATAAAAAAA
The nucleotide sequence above comes from Flavobacteriaceae bacterium HL-DH10. Encoded proteins:
- a CDS encoding BamA/TamA family outer membrane protein, giving the protein MKQKLLKILTLIIITNFFTSCDAVKRVAEDEHLLTKNTVLINDKKVSNETINNLLYQKPNRKILGIPLRLHIYNMARPNRDSIFEAWLDKNPKRRQRLINKFSKKQVDQLKQSSLGFNNWLKTTGEAPVIIDDERTKRSVKRLQDYHINNGWFDAETTYSIDKKENKRAAIEYQTNTGKAFILDTISSIVASPIIDSLYKSIKKNSLLKPKEQYKTENLVNERDRISNELRNSGIFHFNQDYVTFEIDTIGTNKKVNIDVQILNRAIRTPDSTRREPFKVYHIDDVNIITDYKYENRGKPFQDSIRYNGYKLYAYDKIKYRPKAITDAMFINPGTLFKDIDKTRTYRHLNGLRTFKYPNIEYIENPDNTLSDTIRLTPLKKFSLVFNADVSKNNIQTIGLSLNPSLLIRNIFRGAETLEVSAIGSIGASDDKNKNNLNDPFFDINEIGANLKLTIPRLFSPFYTENIIPKYMLPSTRISLSTTSQTNIGLDKQTFSGNFNYNWLPNSKKTNKLDVLNVQYVRNLNVENYFGVYQNSFNSLNQIAQDVSYIASDATLNLPNTDNPVNEANAFIDYVLGDTTPNEVSDLQLKTVNSINERKNRLTENNLILSSSFSFTKDERTNIFDQNFSIFRFKLESAGNLLANASKLLGVKKNSNNRFELLNVAFSQYIKTELDYIKHWDLGNKNVLAMRSFLGVAIPYGNSTSIPFSKSFFAGGPNDNRAWSAYNLGPGSSETTNEFNEANLKLALSIEQRFNMFGNLNGAIFIDAGNIWNVLDDVDDENATFSNFSSLKDIAIGSGIGLRYDFSFFVFRFDIGFKTYDPSYRDQNRWFNDYNFNNAVYNIGINYPF
- a CDS encoding RNA methyltransferase, translated to MLSKSQIKLITSLKQKKYRQQHGFFVVEGIKTIKELIQSHLELHALYTTETFNINAKDEILITETDLKRISFLTTPNKALAIFKMPEVKAINNNRLIVALDAVRDPGNLGTIIRLCDWFGITDLVCSKETVDCFNPKVIQATMGSITRVNISYVDLEVFLKASNAAIFGAFMDGETVYTKQLPETGILVMGNEANGVSKEVEAIISEKISIPRFGDIQATESLNVATATAILLSEFKRRLY
- a CDS encoding porin family protein produces the protein MKHFFILLAFFFVIQTTNAQLFKKEKVTYDANQGKGGTDNDLLRWGYFLGINNYDFNFDYNQDLRDIYVKRSPGFSVGLIGNLRINSFIDLRLEPGLLITTRELYYSQTYFQGIDFKTSDLTREVKSTYIHVPLLVKISTKRINNFKPFIVGGFSTALNLSSNETNPNDNSNGQFRTKKNMLFYELGFGIDFYLYNFKFTPSIRGLFAINDELIRDEDPNSPWTSNIASMKTRGVFINFTFQ
- the ubiE gene encoding bifunctional demethylmenaquinone methyltransferase/2-methoxy-6-polyprenyl-1,4-benzoquinol methylase UbiE, which encodes MSKIKPYKNSDLGKKEQVTKMFDTISGDYDGLNRVISFGIDIKWRKKVVKLVKENNPDTVLDIATGTGDLAINLAETNASKIVGFDISSGMLEIGKQKIIKKGLESKIDMILGDSENMPFEDNSFDAITVAFGVRNFESLENGLKEIFRVLKPNGTFVILETSIPIKSPYKQGYKFYTKNILPLIGKVFSKDRSAYKYLCESASVFPYGEALNNILRKIGFINVEDFPQTFGVATIYKSSK
- the trkA gene encoding Trk system potassium transporter TrkA; protein product: MKIIIAGAGEVGFHLAKLLSYESQEITLIDPNKKSLAYADTHLDIRVIKGDATSISILKDARVNSCDLFIAVTSSETTNITVCVLAKQLGAEKTIARITNTEFIHYKDEVGFTKFGIDELISPEALAASEIELSLKQSSFNENYEFEDGALTMAGLTLSKTASFIGKTVKEAAQIFPEIHFVPIAIQRFGTQFTIIPRGDTKFKRGDNVVFITSEGGDEELCRLTGKVNREIKNVMILGGSQIGYKTARDLSEKGFNVKLLEGDRDRAFDLAEELTKVLVINSDGRNVDLLEEENISEMDAFIAVGTNSETNIMSCLVAKSKGVKKTIALVENIDYFDLSHSIGIDTLINKKLLAANNIFRYIRKGEVVAMTKLNNLNAELLEFEVKGTSAICNKIIKNINFPRTAIIGGVVRNGVGMIALGDFKIEEGDRVVVCCLLQSIKRVEKLFL